In one Amia ocellicauda isolate fAmiCal2 chromosome 2, fAmiCal2.hap1, whole genome shotgun sequence genomic region, the following are encoded:
- the wnt3a gene encoding protein Wnt-3a has translation MLAETFLRMIYLGCFLFLFGLTQVMASYPIWWSLAVGHQYSSLGTQPILCGSIPGLVPKQLRFCRNYVEIMPSVAEGVKIGIQECQHQFRGRRWNCTTINDNLAIFGPVLDKATRESAFVHAIASAGVAFAVTRSCAEGSATICGCDTRHKGAPGEGWKWGGCSEDAEFGSMVSREFADARENRPDARSAMNRHNNEAGRTSINDHLHLKCKCHGLSGSCEVKTCWWSQPDFRVIGDYLKDKYDSASEMVVEKHRESRGWVETLRPKFTFFKPPTERDLVYYESSPNFCEPNQETGSFGTRDRVCNVTSHGIDGCDLLCCGRGHNTRTEKRKEKCHCIFHWCCYVSCQECVRVYDVHTCK, from the exons GTCCCTCGCCGTGGGGCATCAGTACTCGTCGCTGGGGACTCAGCCCATCCTGTGCGGCAGCATCCCCGGCCTGGTGCCCAAGCAGCTGCGCTTCTGCAGGAATTACGTGGAGATCATGCCCAGCGTGGCGGAGGGCGTCAAGATCGGCATCCAGGAGTGCCAGCACCAGTTCCGGGGCCGGCGGTGGAACTGCACCACGATCAACGACAACCTGGCCATCTTTGGGCCGGTGCTCGACAAAG CCACCCGGGAGTCTGCTTTCGTCCACGCCATCGCCTCAGCCGGCGTGGCATTCGCGGTGACGCGCTCCTGCGCAGAAGGCTCGGCCACCATCTGCGGCTGCGACACCCGGCACAAGGGCGCCCCCGGGGAGGGCTGGAAGTGGGGTGGCTGCAGCGAGGACGCCGAGTTCGGGAGCATGGTGTCACGGGAGTTCGCGGACGCTCGGGAGAACCGACCTGACGCCCGCTCCGCCATGAACCGCCACAACAACGAGGCCGGGCGCACG TCCATTAACGACCACCTGCACCTCAAGTGCAAGTGCCACGGGCTCTCGGGCAGCTGCGAGGTGAAGACCTGCTGGTGGTCTCAGCCCGACTTCCGTGTGATCGGGGACTACCTGAAGGACAAGTACGACAGCGCCTCGGAGATGGTGGTGGAGAAGCACCGTGAGTCCCGGGGCTGGGTGGAGACGCTCCGGCCCAAGTTCACCTTCTTCAAGCCTCCAACGGAGCGGGATCTGGTCTACTACGAGAGCTCGCCCAACTTCTGCGAGCCCAACCAGGAGACGGGCTCGTTCGGGACCCGGGACCGCGTCTGCAACGTGACGTCCCACGGCATCGATGGCTGCGACCTGCTGTGCTGCGGCCGTGGCCACAACACGAGGACTGAGAAGCGCAAGGAGAAGTGCCACTGCATCTTCCACTGGTGCTGCTATGTCAGCTGCCAGGAGTGCGTGCGCGTCTACGACGTCCACACCTGCAAGTAG